A single Lolium perenne isolate Kyuss_39 chromosome 6, Kyuss_2.0, whole genome shotgun sequence DNA region contains:
- the LOC127306136 gene encoding shikimate kinase 1, chloroplastic → MEAGVGMALQSRAAGFGSARRRGAMCDAGRSSRIGSFRVADQLASPAAAVRARGSKPLAPLRAKKSSGGHENLHNSVDDALLLKRKSEDVLFHMNGRCIYLVGMMGSGKSTVGKILAEVLGYSFFDSDKLVEQAVGMPSVAQIFKVHSEAFFRDNESSVLRDLSSMRRLVVATGGGAVIRPVNWKNMKKGLSVWLDVPLEALARRIAKVGTASRPLLDQPSGDPYTMAFSKLSTLAEQRGDAYANADVRVSLEEIARKLGHDDVSKLTPIDIALESLHKIESFVTEDTITDSQTESQAQWIQTL, encoded by the exons ATGGAGGCGGGCGTGGGGATGGCGCTGCAGTCGAGGGCGGCGGGGTTCGGCTCCGCCCGCCGCCGGGGCGCGATGTGCGACGCCGGGAGGAGCTCCCGGATCGGGAGCTTCAGGGTCGCCGATCAGCTGgcgtcgccggccgccgccgtgcGGGCGCGCGGGTCCAAGCCCCTCGCGCCGCTCCGCGCCAAGAAATCCTCCGGAG GTCATGAAAACTTACATAACTCCGTAGACGATGCCCTCCTGTTGAAG AGAAAATCGGAAGACGTTCTGTTCCACATGAACGGGCGGTGTATCTACTTAGTTG GAATGATGGGTTCTGGGAAAAGTACGGTCGGGAAGATCTTAGCTGAAGTTTTGGGTTATTCTTTCTTTGACAG TGACAAATTGGTCGAACAAGCTGTTGGCATGCCTTCGGTTGCGCAAATTTTCAAGGTTCATAGTGAAGCCTTCTTCAGAGATAATGAG AGTAGTGTCTTGAGGGATTTGTCCTCAATGCGGCGATTAGTTGTTGCTACTGGAGGTGGTGCTGTTATCCGGCCAGTTAACTG GAAAAATATGAAGAAGGGCCTATCTGTCTGGTTGGATGTGCCCTTGGAGGCTCTTGCAAGGCGTATTGCTAAAGTGGGGACTGCATCCCGTCCTCTTCTAGATCAGCCATCTGGCGATCCTTACACAATG GCCTTTTCTAAACTCAGCACACTCGCAGAGCAAAGGGGTGATGCTTATGCAAATGCTGATGTGAGGGTTTCTCTCGAAG AAATTGCACGTAAACTGGGTCATGATGATGTCTCTAAGCTGACGCCCATCGATATTGCTCTTGAG TCTCTCCACAAGATCGAGAGCTTTGTCACGGAAGATACCATCACTGACTCACAAACAGAATCGCAAGCTCAATGGATACAGACCTTGTAG